gaactcgtattgacgagttctacaactttcgtgaatgaagttttcgcaaacgatcgacagaataaaagtcgatataaacgttacggaattgtaacgtttttcaaattaaacgttccgagaacgtatccgtcgctcgttttatAACATCGCgaccaatcacattcattcatattaaaattccaaattttatagaattcaaatcaaacttaaaattgtttgaaatttagggttattacaatttttCAGCCACATTTACTTAGAAACACTATCTAGCAGGTGACAGCTGATCGATCGATGTAACAAATAGACCACACCTGTCGCATAATGCATTTCATAAATGTGATCGAAAAATATTGTCCCTAGCTAGCTCTAGCATTAGTCTGCTTGAAATCCCTCGTGCTATTCTCAGCTGAGAAACAGAAGTGTAAGACGTTCGTGCATGGAATATTGTTATATAATGAAGgtggaaaacaaaaaaaagcttCCATGTTATTGAGAACTAATTCAATTAATGGTGATGTTGATTTCATTTGTTCAAGACTTCAAGTAGCCGGAGGTGCACACCTGATTCTCTGCCCGAGTTGATGCAGGTTAGATTGGATTATTCGGTGTTAAGGACTCATCCCTTTTTAATTTCAGACCTGAGCTTTCAGTACTAGTACTGCTGCTGCCATTAGTACCAACAAATGATGTGAGTGCCGCCGCTAAAGCTGAATGAAACTTAGGGTTTGATGTGATTGCTTTTGTTGCAGCGGCTATTGTCTCTGTAAACATATGATGCTGAGGTGGAGCAGGAGCTGCGTTCTGATGAGCATTTTGTACGTAAGATTGGTAGAAATTTGGTTCTTGAAATGGCTGCTTTCCAATGTTGAGAGAAGAACCACCAACAACTTGGTTCATCCTGTTCTGATGAGATAGAACTGTCCCATAGTTGAAATAGCCTGCGGTAGCGTGATGATTGGTCATCCAATCTGGTGCTTGTTGTAATGTGTTGTGGTCtaaagaagaggaagatgatgatgaaaagTTGAGGCTTCTACTCGGGGAAAATCTCGGTAACCCTGAACCGAATCGTAGTCCGAATTGGGAGGGAGATGGAGCAGTGAGATCAAGGGTGATGGTTGGGTGGGAATTGTTGGTCGAGATTGTACAGTTGGGAAAATAGAACTGTGACTGTGGTAGTTGTCTCGATGAATTTTGGGAGAGACTATTGATGAGGTTTAGTCCAAGGCTATGGGGGTTACTAGTGGAGGTGGAGACGGGGGCTGTAGTTGAGTTTAGAAGACCTTGTTCCGAGGTGGAGGAGTGAGACTGAAGCATGGATGCAGCGGCAGAGGTGGTGGAAGCCATAGCCGTGGCTGACATAGGAAGGGGGTGGTTGTGGTTACCCTCATAGGTTGTGATCAATATCGACATGTCTTCTGCACATCTTTGCACCTGAAATTATTGAACAGGTTTATTATTAGACAATATCGACATGAGTGATATGTGCAAATTAACTCAGAAACgagaatatatatcaatatctATATAGTATTAGCACGTATATATGTAAGGACTTTTTTGAGGTACTATCATCGGCTTACTTGTTTTCTCACAGGGCACGATGGTGAGACTGTGCAACGGTAGTATGCTCGAGGACACGGATTTCCTTTCGCTATTTTCTGTCCATATTTTCTCCATTGGCATCCATCGTTCAACTGCATTTATATATGGTACGGTTATTACTTCTTAGGTAGTGATCATCTTTATCAAAACTATTTGTTAGTAGCCATGTAGCGTTAAAGAACTCAAATTAGGCTAGGGTTAATTAAAGTCAAAAGTTCGATAGAACTAACTGTTGGAGTATCGCATCTAGCTCGGACAGAAACCCTAGCTTTCTTCAAATGGGTCAGCTGTTGTGAAACATCATCGTCTCTTGTCCTTAACATTTTACTAGGTGGCCATATCTCAGCTACTTCATCTTCCTTTGGGTCTCCAACTGAACTATTATATTCAGAGCTTGAATTAACCTTCATAGTTTCATGATCAGTAGCAGCTGGCTCAGATGATCTGCATCCCAATTCCAATGCAAGTCCAGGTTCATGCATTACCTCGTCATTGCTATCTCTGCTGGTCTTTTTTACGATCTCATGATGATCCTTTCTGAGATAATGCTCATGAGAACTACTAGTAGTACTACTCGAGGTTCTCCCGAGGCTAAGGGACACGAGTTCATCAGGTTCAGCCGGAACAGTTCCTTGATGATCAGCACTACTACTGGTATCCATAGttcccttttttcttttttctttttgtataaTATCAAGAAAATGCATCTGAAGATTCTGGTAATCCTTCATGGTTCGAGCTAATAACACCTTTagcctttcattttcttctctaaCCTCCCCAGTTTCAGCTCTGGCTGACATCAGTTCAACATCGGCTGCTTCCTGTATAGGCCATTAAACAATTACAAAGATGGTCCTCAAGATGGATATGGAAAAGGTTGATTACctgatgtaataaccctaaattgcaaatacattatttgaatcaatttgagttctataaagacatgaatttcagtttaaatgattatgattgtttgcaaacgttatgagacggaaacggaaacgttccgagaacgtttaataagaaaacgttacgtttccgaacgaatttatcgacttttatttcgtcgctcggttgcgaaaactttcttcacgaaagttgtagtgctcgtcgatacgagttcgtaagtatgtgacacgttctaaacggacatcgtacgtaaaagttattaacgtcggaagttagtttccgatttggaaactgatataaatagaacatttatgagattagggtttccataattggaaaccctctctctcccattcagcccgcctccctctctccctctcttcctctctccctctcgaccctcTCTCCCGAAACCTTCACTCTCCCTTTCCGATCTCCACCACCGCGCGTCCGTGGCCTGCACCGCCCAGTCCATCGACGCCGCAAGGACCTAGGCAGTCACCCTCCAGCCCGCCAGCACGTGTTTCGCCCCGTGAGGACCCCCGACGTCGCCACAGCCTCTGCAAGTCGCAGCGCCGATCCTCCTCGCCATCACTGTGCTCAAGGCGAGCTCTCCATCATCgaattgaggtgagggttagcctAATTAGGTTGTTTAGATGTTTGGGTGTGATTTTTGGTGGTGGTTGCTCATGTTTGAGGAGATCGGAGAAGGAAGATTTTGGAGAgagatgccgccgccttaggcggcgcgtgtgggcgaGTAGAGGGGGCTAGGCACggtgtgaggccgtgggaaggcagagggaaggaagagggtggttttggaggcggcggtggcgtgatacgcgccgtggttagcctcggcgcatgggccccacgcgcggcccgccggaggtggcgcgtgtgccacacgcgccgccacgtgcggcggtgtgaacagttttgacagaagtgtattttggtaatttactgtgtacggtaaatgtaaatgtaatttttatttactacggtaaatataattaaattttaccttcggtaaatgtaaatataaattactttcagtaaatgtaaaaagtaatttgtaaaaggtaaatagtaaattttatttactgagattgtatttacatttaaatcgtacgtatacgtacagaaatatgtatatagtatttatacgtacagaaatacgtattaatatttatacgtacagaaatacgtattaatatttatacgcacaaaaatacgtattaatattgatacgtacagaaatacgtataaaatatttatacatacagaaatacgtatataatatttatacgtacagaaatatgtatatagtatttatacgtacagaaatacgtatatagtatttatacgtacagaaatacgtattaattgcatatttgtacagtgtccgggaatagtaacactgaacagtaatttcgtaaaaccgaaaaaattgctgaacagtaaccgattattactgtttcggcatttaaaggtttacgaaacgattctaaattcttttcttatcttttcaaggtgatcattaaatcgagaaaaggaattatcatcgggaattgtgaattacgctcgagtcgataaggtgagtaaaacctcacatatttacgaatctaccctcgcggtgattcaagatttttgcaagagtatttaataatgaattacaacatgtatacaatttagtggaatatatatatattgtataatggtaataagtgcatgtatatatagttcattagattatatactgttattaattcattagaaatggtcattttgatgacggaagattgagtattgagcatgtgttgtgaaatatgacatgtataagatatagtggactatatatatatatattgtataaatggtaaataagtacgaatatatatagtttgctatataatatactgttatgattttattgtgattatattgagcatgtgattgaattgtacaatatgatgtgagattattgtacgtgatttttaacattgagattgttaaaatgtgaattgtcttcggacctgatttttggtacaatatgatgtgagattattgtacgtgtttggcaagtcgaaacctagcctttggccgggcgaaagttacgatacagttagagctctagtctgtctgccttagtactgcatgtgaggtaacgggtggttatctgctcatgggtactcagtttattttggatgttgggtagcgggtggctatccaatatcagcggtgtattacgagaggggtaacagatgtgtaccagcgttcttggtacccgtattataaatgtattgggtaaccagaagggttacttaattttctcatgagcgtttcatttcatatttctttgggacaaccagatgggctgtccattgactcatgagggcatttatatttgttgttttgtgatctttcgtatattttgatatgcgaattatattttgattttacacatacgagctataagcttaccgggtttgtgtttacaatcccggtgcaccaattcgatggtgtaggggataattccgcatgtgctgattagtggaggttgagtgtcgactacagaggctcgaagtcgttcggatcctacttgtggtgaggttttagcatggattcgtgtgtgaggatttgtgtaatttcatttgtgagatttgtgagtgatttgtgaggattattacatttccattttgtgtatggattataaatttgggttgtaataattggttgtctgagttgtattgagaactcagaattgatccgctgttacactttaatgatttcgatttatttgagattattttgtgtttaacgactttagaattttgagtttttaagctcgaaattttaaggTCGTTACACCTGATTCTTTCAACATATTACTGCAAGGGTTTTTCATTTGATTAAAACAAATTGACGATATTAATGCATGTGCACATGCATATAATTGATCTGATTAAGTGAGATTGAACGTAGATACATTAATAAGAGCAAATTAACTACTCCCGAAATGATATTAATGAAACCTACATGATTCAATATCACATGGGATCTATGACTTCTATATGTACGTACGTATTGACTTTATTGGCCTATCTGGAAGATTCATGCATGATGATCTTAATCAATTTGAGTTCTGAACTGCTGAGAAGCAGTCACATATATATCACACAATTAAGATTGATTCATCAGCTTTTTTAGataaatacatgattaaaTTACCTGAATTTTCCcagcattatatatatatacctgttTGTGCTTGCTCTCATTGTTCTCAGCTCCATCCTTTTGCGCAGGTGAAGGCTGCAGCTTCGAATTGTACTCTCCTTCAGCAActttgtaacgaccctaaaatttcgagcttcaaaactcaaaatcttaaaatcgttaaacacaaaaataatctcaatgaaatcgaaatcattttaatgttgcagcggatcacatctgagtttaaaatataactcagtcaagccgattattacaaacccaaatgataattcaacatataacaaatggaattgtataatcctcacaacaacctcacaaataaaatcacaccaaatctcacacaaaatccacgctggaacctcaccacgactggatgcgatcgacttcgagtcttcggagtcgtcacccgatcaccactactcagcacctgtggaagtatcccctacaccattgatattggtgcaccgggattgcaaacacaaacccggtaagctttacagctcgtatgagtaaaatataaaaataactctcgtctcataaacgacacaactccacagcaacacagtataatgaaaatcatgagaaaacgagcaacccatctggttactctaatactttcacacaatggtatctaatgagcgctggtacacatccgttacccctcacttagtataccgctgatgttgggtaaccacccgccacccaacatccacacaagctgagtacccatgatcaggtaaccacccgttaccctcatgcagtactatggcagacagactagagctctaactgtatcgtaactttcgcccggccaaaggctaggttccgacttgcctcacatgtacaataatctcacatcatattgtaccacacatcacgtccgaagaccaatCACAAtaattcacattttccgtgataaaatcatgtacaataatcacacatcatattgtacgttttaaaaccttcacaatatcaccacaataaaatcataacagtatagtatatagcgaactatatatattcgtatttatttaccatttatactatATACATCGTTctctatatcctatacatgtcatattttctgtcaccgaattgattattttcaatgaattaataacagtatgtaatttaacgaactatatatatatatgtacttattaccattatactgtatatacgtagtccgctaaattatatacatgttgtaattcatttaataaacacacttgcaaaaatgttgaatcaccacgagggtagattcgtaattcagtgagattttactcaccttattgacttgagcgtaaatcctcaattcccgatgataattcctttcctcgattaacgatcaccttaaaagaataagaaaagaatttagaatcgtttcgtaaaccttgaaatgccaaaacagtaatatacggttactgttcagcaattttggtttatacgaagttactgttcactgttcactattcacgggtactgtacaatactcaattaatacgtatttctgtacgtataaatattatatacgtatttctgtacgtataaatattaaatacgtatttctgtacgtataaatattatatacgtatttttgtacgtataaatattaaatacgtatttctgtacgtataaataataatacgtatttctgtacgtataaatgttaatacgtatttccgtacgtataaatattaatacgtatttctgtacgtataaatattaatacgtatttctgtacgtataaatattaaatacgtatttctgtacgtataaatattaatacgtatttctgtacgtatacgtacgatttaatgtaaatacaaattcagtaaataaaaatttactaaattaccctttttacaatttactttttacatttactgaaagtaaattataattacatttaccgtagtaaataaaaattacatttacatttaccattacacagtaaattaccaaaataccccttcagtcaaaactaattacaccgccgccacacggcggcgcgtgtggcacacgcgccacctccggccggccgcgcgtggggcccacgcgccgaggctaaccacggcgcgtatcgcgccaccgccgcctccaaaatCACCCTCCTTCCTCCCTTCTTCCTTCCCTCTGTCTCACGCCCCTCCAGGCCACCCCACaacctcacacgcgccgcctctaggcggcggtaatcCTCCCCTTCCTCATCCTCCGATCTCCCACGATTCAATCCAAAAATTCTCCCAAATCAACCCAAACATCCAACAATCACAAACCACAACTCAATTACACTAATCCTTACCTAATTCGATCGATGGGGTACGATTTGTCGTCGGCGATGCGTGAGAAGTCGGCGACGTCGACTCGAGCAGCGGTGAGCCTGCGGGTTGTTGTGGAGAGGTCTCGCGGTGCCCAGGGTCAGGCGATGAGTGATGAGGCAGCTTGGAAGCGGTGCTCACGGTGCGATGCCGAGGGAGGCTCGGGAAGAGAGGTGGAGGTCTCGGCGGCGTGCCAGCGTCTCGCAAGCTCAAGGGTTGGAGAGGAAGGTCGCGCGATCCTCCTGAGCACGGCGGTGTGGCTCACGGTGCGCCGGAGAGCTAGATCGCCGATCGATCGTTTCGGAGGGGGGAAAAACtcgagagaagagagagagagttcgaGGGAGAGAACGGCGGGTGCGAaagggtttcctgttatggaaaccctagttaacaaaatttcctttttatactagtttccaaatcggaaactaacttccgacgtttataacttttacgtacgtcgtccgattagaacgcgtcacatatccccgaactcgtatcgacgagctctacaactttcatgaaggaagttttcgtaaCCGAGCGATGAAATgaaagtcgataatttcgttcggaacgtaacgtttttttcttaataaacgttccgaaaacgtttccgtttttcgtttcaaagcATCGTAAACAataagtttcattttatttgaaattccaaaactcaatagaattcaaatcaattcacatattgttttcaaaatctagggttattacaatctatcccccttaaaggaatttcgccccgaaattcaagctcactcaacaaataaCTGTGGGTAtttggtcatcatgtctgactctaactcccaagatgcatcaccctcgtcatggtgactccacaacaccttgactagcccaacttctctcttccgtagcttctttgtggatctatccaggacaCGAACCGGTTCAACCACAAAtgtagcattttccttcacctcaatggtgctatgatcaatcacatgtgactcatctggtacatacttcctcaacatggaaatgtggaagacattgtgaacacccgacatactagtaggcaaggctagtcgataagctagttcgcccaccttctcaagtatctcaaagggcccaacgtacctcggtgccaactttcctttcttgccgaatctcactacgCCTAACTTCGGTtcaacagataggtgatcgacatggtctaccttaagagtctcataaggtgccatacCGATGCTGGAACAgtaactgttgttgtaagCAACTCAATCGATTcccaaatgatcttcccagctacctaTAATATACAGCCTATAAGCTCTCAGCATATCCTCAATTCCCTCAACTTTCTTCCAAACAAACAGTCTGTCACGTGTTCTAACATTAACAGACACATGTGAGTCACCAAACTATAATGATGTTCTCGGTAGCGATGTCAACATACCCCTTTGTCTAATTCACCACTCTCTTGCGGTTATCAGACAATTCTCGAGTCATGAGCTTGCCCCTCaccactaagcatggtcaaaaACTCTCGACATCTAACACAAGTCTAAATCAATgtttaacacatgcctactacttgCATCACACACATCGGTTTTCAAGGTAATCATACTTTTACCCACAACAGTACCGTTATGACTTCACCTCAACGCATAGCTAGGACCatgaacctaccattcctttCAAACCGCAAAACAATCTGCTTCTATAATCGTCTTATTAAAACCATCAAAAGTTGTCGTACATGATACCCACCtaagtaccatatttgtatcggcTACACGGTAAAGAAGTCTTAACTCATCAAGTCCACGaccaccacagaacaccaccttggactaagaattactctcaaacagtgcaccagagaatcgactaatatacgcaaaaggttgtagaaaattctaccaccaccacaagagagatgcatcacgcatcctacccctctcatcaaaacttaccgtcgaaaattaatttcaTCTTCTTGCTTCCCTGAGTGGTGCGCCACAATTTACAAGTCAGACCAAGGTGGCATTTATCCCACAacggtggaacatgaaaattaagcTAATTTACAACGCAAAATCCTACAAGACCGCGACCGCGATATACTCTAcccctggttcatacatgcctcaaaCTCATGACATACGGTCCCACACAAACGCACCAGTGGCATCATCTAACATATTTATTTCCCCCACCGTCGTAGTACTAATAAATTCTGCAAttaattcaacaacagaagttggTTATTGGGTCTATTGTCTCCtcaaaatcaacccaaaaatggttgctacaccaccactctaaacagttgtttctttactttcattaagaactcTCATGGCCGACACATTCGGCCAACATAACTTCTCTGCAAAtagtaatataattgattactctttattgtaaaatgtatcccttgttgaacacttcagtcaacttcaccttatccaacaataaaaatctgatgcatagaggGAAGAAGAGCATCTAAGTCTTCCCATACTAacaccacttgcacttgaaaagaaaatttagtacccaaccatttctttaccagttaGACGGTATTTGTCACGACCAAATCGTTAAAACATcattaagctaaggtcatctcataccttaccttcgATAGAGtcacttcaccgccattgcgtctcatttggacttgtggcattgtgaagttccaatccccaacaccaaaatatttaaatcctgaaagatcggcattctcaattaaatgctcatctagcaaaataattaattcgtgACGTCAAAATGAAATCTCTTTAACACATTAGATTTCTTGCTCAACCAAGAACAATGTGTAACTTCAATTGTCAAAGTCCGAAACAAAACGAGTTAGAACGCAACAACGACGTAATGTGAATCTCAGTTTAATAATTGTATCACCACCTTAAGGACGTATTACACACATCATCGATCCTAGGTAAATGATACAtagtcttgatggtcaccttaatCATTCCCCTATAATTCACACTCAACCGCATGAGACTTCTTTCTTATTCACGAATAACACCGTCACAACTCAAGCTGAGACACTAGGTTTGATGAACTCTAGGTCTAATATGTCATCTATCTGCTCTTTTAATTCTTTAAACTCGTTCTTTCCCAATCCCATAAGACGCTTTTGATACATATGCCATACCAAgcacatcatcaataaagaaATCAACAACTCTCGAAGAAGGTAACCCtgtatctcctgaaacaccCCACTATACTCGAATAGTAGaacaatgtctgtgatagctacttctaGATCCACAAACTCCACATTTTCCAAGACTCTAgctatcatggcattatccgactcaAGGCacagatacgaaactctggtaTCCTGGGTCTATGAAAGAACTCATCACGTcaacacaatcaatcaccgcgtactgcggcctcaaccaatcaattcctcagatcacatcatagtggggtccggaatcactatcaaataagcagagaactctctacttccaatcacaataggataagcctttcattgtctccaatttcgaggaacactccaaaagtgaagtgacacataaagagtttctcataggcgtaggaatcaatcctaacccctccactgccaactatcaataaatgaatgtggctatcatcgtcttctctaactcagagtactcaatcattaccaagtaagtcccaatactctcgatccaatggtccgctaccatatgatccaagcgtcatgaaatgacagcactagcagctcactcatgtctgtgatcaacctcaacacacgactatcgtctctaatgatagcaacaagatcaacttgtctttccagtggagcagcctcctaaTAAAGGTTCTatacattgcggactcggcctgcagccctaactcggcctcgacctctcgtccgtcctcggccctgtccacggccattttccaaattcatcaccattcaacaattaacactcagtcatacatgttaagtctcgaattcgacaaaatagatccaaccaatatcaatcatgaaatttcagaagaaggtgaatcatcggagtatcgtcacaatactctctacaggaccaaaccataaggtatggctcctaacactctcgcgtacccgacgacatatcaataccggggagcatgtgatgggagcccgcctgcagtcggatcatcgctcccggatggtatagataatcgccaaatacgcacttaggctctgataccaactgtaacgaccctaaaatttcgagcttcaaaactcaaaatcttaaaatcgttaaacacaaaaataatctcaatgaaatcgaaatcattttaatgttgcagcggatcacatctgagtttaaaatataactcagtcaagccgattattacaaacccaaatgataattcaacat
This is a stretch of genomic DNA from Argentina anserina chromosome 4, drPotAnse1.1, whole genome shotgun sequence. It encodes these proteins:
- the LOC126792767 gene encoding WRKY transcription factor 72A-like, which produces MEDSRMKPDGDTESPSKDIEKGGHVEVAEGEYNSKLQPSPAQKDGAENNESKHKQEAADVELMSARAETGEVREENERLKVLLARTMKDYQNLQMHFLDIIQKEKRKKGTMDTSSSADHQGTVPAEPDELVSLSLGRTSSSTTSSSHEHYLRKDHHEIVKKTSRDSNDEVMHEPGLALELGCRSSEPAATDHETMKVNSSSEYNSSVGDPKEDEVAEIWPPSKMLRTRDDDVSQQLTHLKKARVSVRARCDTPTLNDGCQWRKYGQKIAKGNPCPRAYYRCTVSPSCPVRKQVQRCAEDMSILITTYEGNHNHPLPMSATAMASTTSAAASMLQSHSSTSEQGLLNSTTAPVSTSTSNPHSLGLNLINSLSQNSSRQLPQSQFYFPNCTISTNNSHPTITLDLTAPSPSQFGLRFGSGLPRFSPSRSLNFSSSSSSSLDHNTLQQAPDWMTNHHATAGYFNYGTVLSHQNRMNQVVGGSSLNIGKQPFQEPNFYQSYVQNAHQNAAPAPPQHHMFTETIAAATKAITSNPKFHSALAAALTSFVGTNGSSSTSTESSGLKLKRDESLTPNNPI